A window from Limanda limanda chromosome 14, fLimLim1.1, whole genome shotgun sequence encodes these proteins:
- the LOC133019594 gene encoding olfactory receptor 8G17-like, giving the protein MENFTLNSDTLQLEGLKVTQVSVYPVFFFFLLSYILINLANIGILVVIFIDKNLHQPMYLLFCNMPVNDIVGNSIMLPRLLSDILRPPSERLISYYECVLQAFSTHMYATTSHTILMIMAFDRYVAICNPLRYAAIMTNNIVVKLTVSAWGTAFVLVGILLGLTIRLNRCRTVITNPFCDNASLFKLSCESVFINNIYGLTFTVVLLSSSIGSIVLTYAKITVVCVTSKSKSLNSKALKTCSTHLMSYMIMFFCGMLIVILHRFPQYSDYRKLSAILFNVVPASLNPIIYGVQSKEIRTFLSQLIQSRKVS; this is encoded by the coding sequence ATGGAAAACTTCACGTTGAACAGTGACACCCTGCAGCTGGAGGGGTTAAAGGTCACACAGGTTTCTGTCTAccccgtcttcttcttcttcttactctCCTACATCCTCATCAACTTAGCAAACATCGGCATCCTGGTGGTGATTTTCATAGATAAGAACCTTCACCAGCCCATGTACCTGCTCTTCTGTAACATGCCCGTAAATGACATCGTGGGAAACTCCATCATGTTGCCCCGGTTGCTGTCAGACATCCTGCGTCCTCCCTCCGAGCGCCTCATCAGCTACTACGAGTGTGTGCTGCAGGCGTTCTCCACGCACATGTATGCCACCACCTCTCACACGATACTGATGATCATGGCCTTTGACAGATACGTGGCCATCTGTAATCCTCTGCGTTACGCCGCCATCATGACCAACAACATAGTGGTCAAGCTGACTGTGTCTGCCTGGGGCACGGCCTTTGTTCTGGTGGGGATTCTGCTGGGTTTGACCATAAGACTGAACCGATGCAGGACAGTGATCACGAACCCGTTCTGTGACAACGCCTCACTGTTCAAACTctcctgtgagagtgtgtttattaataACATCTACGGCCTCACGTTCACCGTGGTCCTGCTCTCTTCTTCTATCGGCAGCATAGTTCTCACCTACGCTAAGATCACAGTCGTGTGTGTGACCAGTAAGAGCAAGTCTCTGAACAGTAAGGCCCTGAAGACCTGCAGCACCCACCTGATGTCGTATATGATCATGTTCTTTTGTGGAATGCTTATCGTTATTCTGCATCGCTTCCCTCAGTACTCTGACTACAGGAAGCTGTCCGCCATTCTGTTTAACGTCGTCCCCGCCAGCTTGAACCCCATCATCTACGGAGTCCAGTCCAAAGAGATACGAACGTTTCTGTCTCAACTGATTCAGTCCAGAAAAGTCTCATAA